The following proteins are co-located in the Wenzhouxiangella marina genome:
- a CDS encoding sulfite exporter TauE/SafE family protein, whose protein sequence is MNPETALLTGLLAGLFGSTHCLAMCGGIVGLLHSQIPKGKAVLSVGFHLGRISSYLFIALLATAIGWLPEQLLPAQAPQIMRLLLGLLIISMAAYVALPGRFRDLAGQLAAPLTRRLMPLFSKFLPVKSLDQALGLGLLWGLLPCGLLYSVVAAAVLLADPVATTAMVLAFGAGTVPLLLGGGLLTLKFRSAINQRALRWTAATLLTLTGLLIAIGPWLAHHIHHPWMHFLVDCVS, encoded by the coding sequence ATGAACCCAGAAACCGCCCTCCTGACCGGCCTCCTCGCCGGCCTGTTCGGCTCGACCCATTGCCTGGCCATGTGCGGCGGCATCGTCGGCCTGCTGCATTCGCAGATCCCGAAGGGCAAGGCGGTCCTGAGCGTGGGTTTCCACCTGGGGCGGATCAGCAGCTACCTGTTCATCGCCCTGCTCGCGACCGCCATCGGCTGGCTGCCCGAACAGCTGCTGCCCGCGCAGGCACCACAGATCATGCGCCTGTTGCTGGGCCTGCTGATCATCAGCATGGCCGCCTACGTCGCCCTGCCCGGTCGCTTCCGCGACCTGGCCGGCCAGCTGGCCGCACCGCTGACCAGGCGCCTGATGCCCCTGTTCTCGAAATTCCTGCCGGTAAAATCCCTGGACCAGGCACTCGGCCTCGGCCTCCTCTGGGGCCTGCTCCCCTGCGGTCTGCTCTATTCGGTGGTCGCCGCCGCCGTCCTCCTCGCCGACCCCGTCGCCACCACTGCCATGGTCCTCGCCTTCGGCGCCGGCACCGTCCCGCTGTTGCTGGGCGGCGGCCTCCTCACCCTAAAATTCCGCTCCGCCATCAACCAGCGCGCCCTGCGCTGGACCGCGGCCACCCTGCTCACCCTCACCGGCCTGCTGATCGCGATCGGGCCCTGGCTGGCCCATCACATCCACCACCCCTGGATGCATTTCTTGGTGGATTGTGTTTCCTGA
- the ccoS gene encoding cbb3-type cytochrome oxidase assembly protein CcoS: MSIIYVLIPLSVILMVFAIGFFFWAVKNDQFDDLDSPALDVLDDDEPASKTDEETPDRS; encoded by the coding sequence ATGAGCATCATCTACGTCCTCATCCCCCTGTCCGTCATCCTGATGGTCTTCGCCATCGGCTTCTTCTTCTGGGCCGTCAAGAACGACCAGTTCGACGACCTGGACTCACCGGCCCTGGACGTCCTGGACGACGACGAACCGGCTTCGAAGACGGACGAAGAGACGCCCGACCGATCCTGA
- a CDS encoding FixH family protein, whose translation MSEQALNPWYREPWPWFIIAILALGVTFGISILAIGIANPPHMVRGEYERLGRGLTDVGHRTELARELGLQGQLSQAGADWQLSLAANERADLPAQLLLIVQHPVNAELDRTTLMQRNDQGQWIGQWAEPAPHSTLIVQDLEQRWWISARLPDEAGDSIALLPRRL comes from the coding sequence ATGAGCGAACAAGCCCTGAATCCCTGGTACCGCGAGCCCTGGCCCTGGTTCATCATCGCCATCCTCGCCCTGGGCGTCACCTTCGGTATTTCCATCCTGGCCATCGGCATCGCCAACCCGCCGCACATGGTGCGCGGCGAGTACGAGCGACTGGGTCGGGGCCTGACCGACGTCGGTCATCGCACGGAGCTGGCGCGTGAGCTGGGCCTGCAGGGCCAACTGAGCCAGGCGGGCGCCGACTGGCAGCTGAGCCTGGCGGCCAATGAGCGGGCCGATCTGCCCGCGCAGCTGCTGCTGATCGTGCAGCATCCGGTCAACGCCGAACTCGATCGCACGACCCTGATGCAGCGCAACGACCAGGGCCAGTGGATCGGCCAGTGGGCCGAGCCCGCACCGCATTCCACCCTGATCGTCCAGGACCTCGAACAGCGCTGGTGGATCAGCGCCCGCCTGCCCGACGAAGCGGGCGACTCGATCGCGCTGCTGCCGCGCCGACTGTGA
- the fnr gene encoding fumarate/nitrate reduction transcriptional regulator Fnr — protein sequence MTDKPQLREAGRLETRCEDCALFNLCFAQDLSNDERDQLNSVLKRQQPVERGEHLFHGGQPLKSVTVVRSGSVKSYQISQDGDEIVSGFYLPGEIIGLDGMSKETHPGFAVALEESRTCDIPFRDFMAMLDKSPKLNQVMLKLLAEEMTETRELLLVVGRLDAKTRVALFLLSMSRRLARRNQDPDKFRLTMDRRDIANYLGLTIETVSRTLSAMQKDGVISVRGKMVHILDREELRELAHQMETEDDASPAARRSSGR from the coding sequence ATGACCGACAAACCGCAGCTTCGCGAAGCGGGCAGGCTGGAAACGCGCTGTGAGGACTGCGCACTGTTCAACCTCTGCTTCGCCCAGGATCTCTCGAACGACGAGCGCGACCAACTCAATTCGGTCCTGAAACGGCAGCAGCCCGTCGAGCGCGGCGAGCACCTGTTCCACGGCGGTCAGCCGCTGAAGTCCGTGACCGTGGTCCGCTCCGGCTCGGTCAAGTCCTACCAGATCTCACAGGACGGCGACGAGATCGTCTCCGGCTTCTATCTGCCCGGCGAGATCATCGGCCTGGACGGCATGTCGAAGGAAACCCACCCCGGCTTCGCCGTCGCCCTGGAAGAAAGTCGCACCTGCGACATCCCCTTCCGGGATTTCATGGCGATGCTCGACAAGAGCCCGAAGCTCAACCAGGTCATGCTCAAGCTGCTGGCCGAGGAGATGACCGAGACGCGCGAGCTGCTGCTGGTCGTCGGTCGCCTGGACGCGAAGACGCGCGTGGCCCTGTTCCTGCTGAGCATGTCGCGGCGTCTGGCGCGCCGCAACCAGGACCCGGACAAGTTCCGCCTGACCATGGACCGGCGCGACATCGCCAACTACCTCGGCCTGACCATCGAGACGGTGTCACGCACCCTCAGCGCCATGCAGAAGGATGGCGTGATCTCCGTGCGCGGCAAGATGGTCCACATCCTCGACCGCGAGGAGCTGCGCGAACTCGCCCACCAGATGGAAACCGAGGACGACGCGAGCCCGGCGGCCAGACGTTCGTCCGGCCGCTAG
- the hemN gene encoding oxygen-independent coproporphyrinogen III oxidase encodes MSQLMRPSFDQRLIDRYGGEGPRYTSYPTAVHFTPDFGAEDYIQALAESNRLPIPADLSLYVHVPFCANPCFYCGCNRVITRSVTAGDRFLASLEKEIALIAPRIDSDRRVRQLHLGGGTPTFLNHDQLSYLTEMLRRNFSFASDAEMGLEIDPRTIDPQGIRLLREAGYNRISIGVQDLEGDVQQAVNRIHDTSMVAAVFGAARAVGFESISLDLIYGLPLQTTAGFARTIDTVIGLRPDRLSLFNYAHLPHLFKAQQRINEEQLPTPKTKLAIFRNALTRLLDAGYEFIGMDHFALPGDSLVKAHQNGSMVRNFQGYSTHGGLDLVALGPSAISQVGDSFAQNERKLDDWAIALEEGRLPVARGLTRTTDDRLRAEIIERIMCTGRLVYRDLERLFELKFRRYFAEELARLEPLAEDGLIEWTEGGFEVTPAGLLFLRAIAKHFDAYLNPASDQGGRFSRIV; translated from the coding sequence ATGTCCCAATTGATGCGCCCCAGTTTCGACCAGCGCCTCATCGACCGCTACGGCGGCGAGGGCCCGCGCTACACGTCCTACCCGACGGCGGTGCACTTCACGCCGGACTTCGGCGCGGAGGACTACATCCAGGCCCTGGCCGAATCGAATCGTCTGCCGATCCCGGCGGACCTGTCGCTGTACGTGCACGTGCCCTTCTGCGCCAACCCCTGCTTCTACTGTGGCTGCAACCGGGTGATCACCCGTTCGGTCACGGCCGGCGATCGCTTCCTGGCCTCGCTGGAGAAGGAAATCGCCCTGATCGCACCGCGCATCGACTCGGACCGCCGCGTGCGCCAGCTCCACCTCGGCGGGGGCACGCCGACCTTCCTGAACCACGACCAGCTGAGCTACCTGACCGAGATGCTGCGTCGCAATTTCAGCTTTGCCTCCGACGCGGAGATGGGCCTGGAGATCGACCCGCGCACGATCGACCCGCAGGGCATCCGCCTGCTGCGCGAGGCCGGCTACAACCGCATTTCGATCGGCGTCCAGGACCTGGAAGGCGATGTGCAGCAGGCCGTCAACCGCATTCACGACACCTCGATGGTGGCCGCCGTCTTCGGCGCCGCCCGCGCGGTCGGCTTCGAGTCGATCAGCCTGGACCTGATCTACGGCCTGCCCCTGCAGACCACGGCGGGCTTTGCCCGCACCATCGACACGGTCATCGGCCTGCGCCCGGACCGCCTGTCCCTGTTCAACTACGCGCACCTGCCGCATCTGTTCAAGGCCCAGCAGCGGATCAATGAAGAGCAGCTGCCGACACCGAAAACCAAGCTGGCGATCTTCCGCAACGCGCTCACCCGCCTGCTCGACGCGGGCTACGAGTTCATCGGCATGGACCACTTCGCCCTGCCCGGCGACTCCCTGGTCAAGGCGCATCAGAACGGCAGCATGGTGCGAAACTTCCAGGGCTACTCCACCCACGGCGGGCTGGATCTCGTCGCCCTGGGCCCCAGTGCCATCAGCCAGGTCGGCGACAGCTTCGCCCAGAACGAGCGCAAGCTCGACGACTGGGCCATTGCCCTGGAGGAAGGCCGCCTGCCCGTGGCGCGCGGCCTGACCCGCACCACCGACGACCGCCTGCGGGCCGAGATCATCGAACGGATCATGTGCACCGGCCGCCTCGTCTACCGCGACCTCGAGCGCTTGTTCGAACTCAAGTTCCGGCGCTATTTCGCCGAGGAACTGGCTCGCCTGGAACCGCTGGCCGAGGACGGGCTGATCGAATGGACGGAAGGCGGCTTCGAGGTCACCCCGGCCGGCTTGCTGTTCCTGCGCGCCATCGCCAAGCATTTCGATGCCTACCTGAATCCGGCCAGCGACCAGGGGGGTCGCTTCTCGCGCATCGTTTGA
- a CDS encoding prolyl oligopeptidase family serine peptidase, with protein MRTLLLGTLLLILSPLVLAEEADTEVEAQVIADLLALEGIPLPTERLDDSDKRDEIERAIYRQLAEGPRPTEGASSEWFGQSIDWRAAAPADAQADTLGVWMLPIRTERFVQGSLEVTGLERFSAYLAGDKLAASDGKLELALPAGTHDLWLIHTGPAEDAEPSLSFQGKTEADRLTIQPGAPAWVTPERLTNAETVNAMVISPDGEQLALRFSGRSDIADLDIARLEIRRTDDNEIVRRWTDNVPSSIAWSPDSRTLAVQQGNNLWLYPNEGAPRLLLANQERLGGWQWHPDGDSLIFSWTEEAEAANEQRRRVRSLEDRWAGFRNQAQLFQVDVASGLIRPLTQGEMGVNLLDVSPSGDRLLIQERIIDYAAPPHSLWRLSELDMASLETREIGQFRMLGGALFADEGYWLLSGPGLPGADGATTGEDLTPNEYDTQLYRLSADGEARSVSRDFDPSINEAHRLPDGRLLISATHGEGGMLAVFDPRRSRFEEVETGVEVLEQFVASEGSRVKVAVRGSDANRPQRVHLIDLDRGQREVVLDTRDTEYRGVELGPVEPWRFVNRDGIEIDGRYYLPPDFDPGETYPLIVYYYGGTMPVGRAFTGRYPFNLWAARGYVIYVLQPHGTIGYGQDFSAAHVNAWGRITADDIIEGAEKFIAEHDFVTEDAVGNIGASYGGFMTMYLATRTDMFTASISHAGISTLTSYWGEGWWGYGYSGIASRDSFPWNNPELYVEQSPIYSADRITTPLLLLTGDSDTNVPPGESDTMFTALKLLGRDVELIEFPGEDHWILDREKRYVWWDTIIAWFDKHLKQEPEWWEYLYSETE; from the coding sequence ATGAGAACCCTGCTGCTTGGCACCCTGCTGCTGATCCTGAGCCCGCTCGTTCTGGCCGAGGAGGCCGACACTGAAGTCGAGGCCCAGGTGATTGCCGACCTGCTGGCCCTGGAGGGCATTCCGCTGCCCACGGAGCGCCTCGATGACAGCGACAAGCGCGACGAGATCGAGCGGGCGATCTACCGCCAGCTGGCCGAAGGGCCGCGCCCGACGGAAGGCGCCTCCAGCGAGTGGTTCGGGCAGTCCATCGACTGGCGGGCGGCAGCGCCGGCCGATGCCCAGGCCGATACGCTCGGCGTCTGGATGCTGCCGATCCGCACCGAGCGCTTCGTGCAGGGCTCCCTCGAGGTCACCGGTCTGGAGCGCTTCAGCGCCTATCTTGCCGGTGACAAGCTCGCCGCCAGCGACGGCAAGCTCGAGCTGGCCCTGCCGGCCGGCACGCACGATCTCTGGCTGATCCACACGGGCCCGGCCGAGGACGCCGAGCCGAGCCTGAGCTTCCAGGGCAAGACCGAAGCCGATCGTCTGACGATCCAGCCCGGTGCGCCGGCCTGGGTCACGCCCGAGCGCCTGACGAATGCCGAGACCGTCAACGCCATGGTCATCTCGCCCGACGGCGAGCAGCTGGCCCTTCGCTTCAGCGGCCGCAGCGACATTGCCGATCTGGACATCGCTCGTCTGGAAATCCGCCGCACGGACGACAACGAGATCGTCCGCCGCTGGACCGACAACGTGCCCTCGAGCATCGCCTGGAGCCCGGACAGCCGGACCCTGGCCGTGCAGCAGGGCAACAACCTCTGGCTGTACCCGAACGAAGGCGCGCCGCGTCTGCTGCTCGCCAACCAGGAGCGCCTGGGGGGCTGGCAGTGGCATCCGGATGGCGACTCCCTGATCTTCAGCTGGACCGAAGAAGCCGAGGCCGCCAACGAGCAGCGTCGGCGGGTCCGTTCCCTGGAAGACCGCTGGGCCGGCTTCCGCAATCAGGCGCAGCTGTTCCAGGTCGACGTGGCCAGCGGCCTGATCCGCCCCCTGACCCAGGGCGAGATGGGCGTCAACCTGCTCGATGTCTCGCCCAGCGGTGATCGCCTGCTGATCCAGGAACGCATCATCGACTACGCGGCCCCGCCGCACTCGCTCTGGCGCCTGTCCGAACTGGACATGGCAAGCCTCGAGACCCGCGAGATCGGCCAGTTCCGCATGCTCGGCGGCGCCTTGTTTGCCGACGAGGGCTACTGGCTGCTCTCCGGCCCGGGCCTGCCTGGCGCGGATGGCGCCACCACCGGCGAGGACCTGACCCCGAACGAATACGACACCCAGCTCTATCGCCTGAGTGCCGACGGCGAAGCACGCAGCGTCTCGCGCGACTTCGATCCCTCGATCAACGAGGCCCATCGCCTGCCCGACGGCCGCCTGCTGATCTCCGCCACCCACGGTGAGGGCGGCATGCTGGCGGTCTTCGACCCGCGCCGCAGCCGCTTCGAGGAAGTGGAGACGGGCGTCGAAGTACTCGAGCAGTTCGTGGCCAGCGAAGGCAGCCGGGTGAAGGTGGCCGTGCGCGGCAGCGACGCCAACCGGCCGCAGCGCGTCCACCTGATCGACCTCGATCGGGGCCAGCGGGAAGTGGTGCTGGATACCCGTGACACCGAGTACCGGGGCGTGGAGCTCGGCCCGGTCGAGCCCTGGCGCTTCGTGAATCGTGACGGCATCGAGATCGACGGCCGCTACTACCTGCCGCCCGACTTCGACCCCGGCGAGACCTACCCGCTGATCGTCTACTACTACGGCGGCACCATGCCCGTCGGCCGCGCCTTCACCGGCCGCTACCCCTTCAACCTCTGGGCCGCGCGCGGCTACGTCATCTACGTGCTGCAGCCGCACGGCACGATCGGCTACGGCCAGGACTTCTCCGCCGCCCACGTCAACGCCTGGGGCCGCATCACCGCCGACGACATCATCGAAGGCGCCGAGAAATTCATCGCCGAGCACGACTTCGTCACCGAAGACGCCGTCGGCAACATCGGCGCCAGCTACGGCGGCTTCATGACCATGTACCTGGCCACGCGCACGGACATGTTCACCGCCTCCATCTCGCACGCCGGCATCTCGACCCTGACTTCCTACTGGGGCGAAGGCTGGTGGGGCTACGGCTATTCAGGCATTGCCAGCCGCGACAGCTTCCCCTGGAACAACCCTGAGCTCTACGTCGAACAGAGCCCGATCTACTCGGCCGACCGCATCACCACGCCGCTCCTGCTGCTGACCGGCGATAGCGACACCAACGTGCCGCCCGGCGAATCGGACACCATGTTCACCGCCCTGAAGCTCCTGGGCCGCGACGTCGAACTGATCGAATTCCCCGGCGAAGACCACTGGATCCTCGACCGCGAAAAACGCTACGTGTGGTGGGACACCATCATCGCCTGGTTCGACAAGCACCTGAAGCAGGAGCCGGAGTGGTGGGAGTATTTGTACTCCGAAACGGAATGA
- the ccoG gene encoding cytochrome c oxidase accessory protein CcoG: MSQPSDQSEVIPLYVKQPKVYPRETQGRFSRLRVIAAWVLLGLFYVLPWVNLGGQQIVLFDLPGRQFHFFGLTLWPQDLFVLALLLAMAAFTLFFFTALAGRLWCGYACPQTVWTEVFLWMERVTEGSRNQRMKLDKGPWNRDKVIRKSTKQFLWITFALWTGFTFVGFFVPIRDLAVRIPAFELGGWETFWLIFYAFATYGNAGFLREQVCKYMCPYARFQSAMFDDNSLVISYDVARGEPRGGRRKDADYKAMGLGDCIDCTACVQVCPTGIDIRDGLQIECIACAACIDVCDEIMDKMNYPRGLIRYTTENAMQGKPSRILRPRIFIYFFVLLALLSLVITVLTGRDPLIGDVLRDRTALYRVVDTELENSYRLKLSNRSEQTIQASVSATGLDGLEVVEPQGLLEIGGVASVDIALTLSLPLQAADPGMLPVEVVVRGPDDEVLQTIETRFFVPANPD, translated from the coding sequence GTCTGCGGGTGATCGCGGCCTGGGTGCTGCTGGGCCTGTTCTACGTCCTGCCCTGGGTGAACCTGGGGGGCCAGCAGATCGTGCTGTTCGATCTGCCCGGCCGCCAGTTCCACTTCTTCGGTCTGACCCTGTGGCCGCAGGACCTGTTCGTCCTGGCCCTGCTGCTCGCCATGGCCGCCTTCACCCTGTTCTTCTTCACGGCCCTGGCGGGACGACTCTGGTGCGGCTATGCCTGCCCGCAGACGGTCTGGACCGAGGTCTTCCTGTGGATGGAACGGGTGACCGAGGGCTCGCGCAACCAGCGCATGAAGCTCGACAAGGGGCCCTGGAATCGCGACAAGGTTATCCGCAAGTCCACGAAACAGTTCCTGTGGATCACCTTCGCCCTGTGGACCGGTTTCACCTTCGTCGGCTTCTTCGTGCCGATCCGCGACCTGGCCGTGCGCATCCCGGCCTTCGAGCTGGGCGGCTGGGAAACCTTCTGGCTGATCTTCTACGCCTTCGCCACCTACGGCAACGCGGGCTTCCTGCGCGAGCAGGTCTGCAAGTACATGTGCCCGTACGCGCGTTTCCAGTCGGCGATGTTCGACGACAACAGCCTGGTGATTTCCTACGACGTCGCTCGCGGCGAGCCGCGCGGCGGCCGACGCAAGGATGCCGATTACAAGGCCATGGGCCTGGGCGACTGCATCGACTGCACGGCCTGCGTGCAGGTCTGCCCGACCGGCATCGACATCCGCGACGGCCTGCAGATCGAGTGCATCGCCTGCGCGGCCTGCATCGACGTCTGTGACGAGATCATGGACAAGATGAACTACCCGCGCGGCCTGATCCGCTACACCACCGAGAACGCGATGCAGGGCAAGCCCAGCCGCATCCTGCGTCCGCGCATCTTCATCTACTTCTTCGTGCTGCTCGCCCTGCTCAGCCTGGTGATCACCGTGCTGACCGGCCGGGACCCGCTGATCGGCGACGTGCTGCGCGATCGCACGGCCCTGTACCGGGTCGTCGACACCGAACTCGAGAACAGTTACCGCCTGAAACTGTCCAATCGCTCGGAACAGACGATCCAGGCCAGCGTCTCGGCGACCGGCCTGGACGGGCTTGAAGTGGTCGAACCCCAGGGCCTGCTGGAAATCGGTGGTGTGGCGTCGGTCGACATCGCCCTGACCCTGTCGCTGCCGTTGCAGGCGGCCGACCCGGGTATGCTTCCCGTCGAAGTCGTGGTCCGCGGGCCCGATGACGAGGTCCTGCAGACCATCGAAACCCGTTTCTTCGTTCCGGCCAACCCGGACTGA
- a CDS encoding heavy metal translocating P-type ATPase, protein MSTAAAAARAASPDACWHCGEPIPPGVDLHAEVQGEDRPMCCHGCQTVAQLIDRAGLDRYYDFRDALPERPEREPVGAETFLAWDRDAVYDHHAMRDCNGHYQLPLVLENVHCAACAWLIRRFVGSLPGVIDLQVDIADGRAQLLLDKDRTPLSEVAGRLASLGYRPHLDSPDASLDRDREQRREMLKALVVAGLGMMQVMSYALAGYIGAFQDIDPTSERFFQLISMVVAVPVALYSGRIFYRAAWRTLASGRMGMDVPVALAMLLALGSSIVITWLDAGETYFDSVVMFIFFLLLGRYAVLVARQKAGRLHSALARALPTQVRRLTPDGAELVSLVELASGDRVQITSGETVAADGRVLRGEAQVDEALLSGESIPRRRVPGDTVLAGSLVRDGQIEITVEQLGQGTALAGIVRLLDQARQFRPRLAQLADRIAGAFVAFVLTAAAISAIAWTFVDPAHALPVALAVLVVSCPCALALGTPVALASATRGMARLGVLIHRPDALEALPKISHLVFDKTGTLTRSDPELVETRLEAGLDADQARRLAGRLERVSRHPLASAFAPFDDGAPVEQAQAVASQGVQGRIDGVEYRLGRPAFVGEALEARPVEPGPGQWLALADGQQLLAWFRVELRLRDGAEDLIEQLHRDGKTLVLASGDRAANVQALAERLGIEHWHAEQSPADKLALVRSLQAEGHRVAMIGDGINDAPVLAGADVSMALAEGADIARTQADLVITGQGLQRLAAALALAPKVRRIIAENLAWALLYNLTALPFAAFGLIPPWAAAIGMSASSLLVVLNARRLGRS, encoded by the coding sequence GTGAGCACGGCCGCAGCCGCGGCCCGGGCAGCATCACCAGACGCCTGCTGGCACTGCGGAGAACCCATCCCCCCAGGCGTGGACCTGCACGCCGAAGTCCAGGGCGAAGACCGGCCGATGTGCTGCCACGGCTGCCAGACCGTGGCGCAACTGATCGACCGGGCCGGCCTGGATCGCTACTACGACTTCCGCGACGCCCTGCCCGAACGCCCCGAGCGTGAGCCGGTGGGTGCCGAGACCTTCCTGGCCTGGGACCGCGACGCGGTCTACGATCACCACGCCATGCGCGACTGCAATGGCCACTACCAGCTGCCCCTGGTGCTGGAAAACGTGCACTGCGCCGCCTGCGCCTGGCTGATCCGCCGCTTCGTCGGCAGCCTGCCCGGGGTGATCGACCTGCAGGTCGACATCGCCGACGGCCGTGCCCAACTGCTCCTCGACAAGGACCGGACGCCCCTGAGCGAGGTCGCCGGCCGTCTGGCCTCCCTCGGCTACCGGCCGCACCTGGACTCGCCCGATGCCAGCCTGGATCGCGACCGCGAGCAGCGCCGCGAGATGCTCAAGGCCCTGGTCGTGGCCGGGCTCGGCATGATGCAGGTGATGAGCTACGCCCTGGCCGGCTACATCGGCGCCTTCCAGGACATCGACCCGACCAGCGAACGCTTCTTCCAGCTGATCAGCATGGTCGTGGCCGTGCCCGTGGCCCTGTACTCGGGAAGGATCTTCTACCGCGCAGCCTGGCGCACGCTCGCCAGCGGCCGCATGGGCATGGACGTGCCCGTCGCACTGGCCATGCTGCTGGCGCTGGGCTCGAGCATCGTCATCACCTGGCTCGACGCCGGCGAGACCTATTTCGATTCGGTGGTGATGTTCATCTTCTTCCTGCTGCTGGGCCGTTACGCCGTGCTGGTCGCGAGACAGAAGGCCGGCCGCCTGCACTCGGCCCTGGCGCGCGCCCTGCCGACCCAGGTCCGACGCCTGACGCCCGACGGCGCCGAACTGGTCTCCCTGGTCGAACTGGCCAGCGGTGACCGCGTGCAGATCACCAGTGGCGAGACGGTCGCCGCCGACGGCCGCGTGCTGCGCGGCGAGGCCCAGGTCGACGAGGCCCTGCTGTCCGGCGAATCGATCCCGCGTCGACGAGTGCCCGGCGACACGGTGCTGGCCGGCAGCCTGGTCCGCGACGGCCAGATCGAGATCACCGTCGAACAGCTCGGACAGGGCACGGCCCTGGCCGGCATCGTCCGCCTCCTCGACCAGGCCCGCCAGTTCCGGCCGCGCCTGGCCCAGCTGGCCGACCGCATCGCCGGCGCCTTCGTCGCCTTCGTACTGACCGCCGCGGCGATTTCGGCCATCGCCTGGACCTTCGTCGACCCGGCCCACGCCCTGCCCGTCGCCCTCGCCGTGCTGGTGGTCAGCTGCCCCTGCGCCCTCGCCCTGGGCACGCCCGTGGCGCTGGCCTCGGCGACGCGCGGCATGGCGCGCCTGGGCGTCCTGATCCACCGCCCCGACGCCCTCGAAGCCCTGCCGAAGATCAGCCATCTGGTCTTCGACAAGACCGGCACCCTGACCCGCTCGGACCCCGAGCTGGTCGAGACCCGACTCGAAGCCGGGCTGGATGCAGACCAGGCACGCCGCCTCGCCGGCCGCCTCGAACGCGTCAGCCGCCACCCGCTGGCCAGCGCCTTCGCCCCCTTCGACGACGGCGCGCCCGTCGAGCAGGCACAAGCCGTCGCCAGCCAGGGCGTGCAGGGACGCATCGACGGCGTCGAGTACCGCCTGGGCCGCCCCGCCTTCGTCGGCGAGGCCCTGGAAGCCAGGCCCGTCGAGCCGGGCCCCGGGCAATGGCTGGCGCTGGCCGATGGCCAGCAGCTGCTGGCCTGGTTCCGCGTCGAGCTTCGTCTCAGGGACGGCGCCGAGGACCTGATCGAGCAACTCCATCGCGACGGCAAGACCCTGGTCCTGGCCTCCGGCGACCGGGCCGCCAACGTCCAGGCCCTGGCCGAGCGCCTGGGCATCGAACACTGGCACGCCGAACAGAGCCCGGCCGACAAGCTGGCCCTGGTTCGGTCCCTGCAGGCCGAGGGCCATCGGGTGGCGATGATCGGTGACGGCATCAACGACGCGCCGGTACTGGCCGGCGCCGACGTTTCGATGGCGCTGGCCGAAGGCGCCGACATCGCCCGCACCCAGGCCGATCTGGTGATCACCGGCCAGGGCCTGCAGCGCCTGGCCGCCGCCCTGGCCCTGGCCCCGAAGGTCCGCCGCATCATCGCCGAGAACCTGGCCTGGGCCCTGCTCTACAACCTGACCGCCCTGCCCTTCGCCGCCTTCGGCCTGATCCCGCCCTGGGCCGCCGCCATCGGCATGTCCGCCTCCAGCCTGCTGGTCGTCCTCAACGCCCGCCGCCTGGGCCGAAGCTGA
- a CDS encoding Fic family protein: MNNEFRGRVGVISDSYEHLRKVINDFPFDFRVILLYGVSRELSAIFLYKNYISDEEINKPSIEEVISLANCQLERVSVAASRLPKKPGELKNKHIKTAHGAVFGQLKSGFRKRPAFLGSELRRSQSFSPPSAHAIPALIGQANRWLSLPGIDWWLRISFYFAFFINIHPFADGNGRTAKALVLWLCGRDPGKLRMVSLLFIFHRITGREMLFPALHYMRQGDLSPYVDYVQYSLDWMADFVRDELNRGAGHQDDHSLHIVMRQCLSEHVEGKTY; encoded by the coding sequence ATGAATAATGAATTCCGCGGACGGGTTGGGGTGATTTCCGATTCTTATGAACACCTGCGGAAGGTGATCAATGATTTCCCGTTCGATTTCAGAGTGATTCTGCTGTATGGCGTGAGTCGTGAGCTATCAGCCATCTTCCTTTATAAGAACTACATATCGGATGAAGAGATCAACAAGCCATCCATCGAAGAAGTGATCTCCTTGGCGAATTGTCAGTTGGAACGAGTGAGTGTTGCAGCTAGCCGACTTCCGAAAAAGCCAGGGGAGCTCAAGAACAAGCACATAAAAACTGCGCATGGAGCTGTCTTTGGTCAACTGAAGTCCGGTTTCAGAAAGCGCCCGGCTTTTTTGGGCTCTGAGCTGCGAAGGAGTCAGAGCTTTTCTCCGCCGAGTGCTCACGCAATTCCGGCTCTGATCGGTCAAGCGAATAGATGGCTAAGTCTGCCCGGTATCGACTGGTGGCTCAGGATTTCGTTCTATTTTGCGTTTTTTATCAATATTCATCCATTTGCAGATGGTAATGGACGAACTGCAAAGGCTTTGGTTCTTTGGTTGTGTGGGAGAGATCCGGGGAAGCTGAGAATGGTCAGCTTGCTCTTTATCTTTCATCGCATCACGGGCCGCGAAATGCTGTTTCCAGCTCTTCACTACATGAGACAAGGGGATTTGAGTCCCTATGTCGATTATGTGCAATACAGCCTAGATTGGATGGCTGACTTTGTGCGGGATGAATTGAACAGAGGGGCAGGGCATCAAGACGATCACTCGCTTCACATCGTTATGAGGCAGTGCTTGAGTGAGCATGTAGAGGGGAAGACTTATTGA